In one Conger conger chromosome 5, fConCon1.1, whole genome shotgun sequence genomic region, the following are encoded:
- the LOC133128328 gene encoding transcriptional repressor protein YY1-like, producing MASGDTLYIEADGSEMPAEIVELHEIEVETIPVETIETTVVGGDDDDEHHQPMIALQPLDDPNHIHHHQEVILVQTREEVVGGDDCDLRADDGFEDQILIPVPAPVAEEEYIEHTLVTVAGKSTSAGRTKKGGGGSGKKSGKKSYLSAAEASGRKWEQKQVQIKTLEGEFSVTMWASDDKKDLDHDVVEEQIIGENSPPDYSEYMTGKKLPPGGIPGIDLSDPKQLAEFARMKPRKMKEDDAPRTIACPHKGCTKMFRDNSAMRKHLHTHGPRVHVCAECGKAFVESSKLKRHQLVHTGEKPFQCTFEGCGKRFSLDFNLRTHVRIHTGDRPYVCPFDGCNKKFAQSTNLKSHILTHAKAKNNQ from the exons ATGGCATCGGGCGATACGCTCTACATTGAAGCCGACGGCTCGGAGATGCCGGCCGAGATAGTCGAACTTCACGAAATAGAAGTGGAGACAATTCCCGTAGAGACTATTGAGACCACGGTGGTCGGGGGAGACGATGATGACGAGCACCACCAGCCCATGATCGCACTGCAACCGTTAGATGATCCGAACCATATTCACCACCACCAAGAGGTGATATTGGTGCAGACCCGTGAAGAGGTGGTCGGAGGGGACGATTGTGATCTCCGTGCGGATGACGGTTTCGAAGATCAGATCCTCATACCTGTACCTGCTCCAGTCGCTGAGGAGGAATATATCGAGCATACTCTGGTGACAGTAGCCGGGAAGAGCACTTCAGCTGGGCGAACGAAGAAAGGGGGAGGTGGCAGTGGGAAGAAATCAGGCAAAAAAAGCTATTTAAGTGCCGCCGAAGCCAGCGGTAGAAAATGGGAGCAGAAACAAGTGCAAATAAAGACGCTGGAGGGGGAGTTTTCAGTTACTATGTGGGCTTCTG ATGATAAGAAGGACCTGGACCACGATGTGGTGGAGGAGCAGATCATCGGCGAAAACTCCCCCCCGGATTATTCCGAGTACATGACCGGCAAGAAGCTGCCCCCAGGTGGGATTCCCGGGATCGACCTTTCGGACCCCAAGCAGCTGGCAGAGTTTGCGAG AATGAAGCCACGGAAAATGAAGGAAGACGACGCCCCAAGGACAATAGCCTGCCCCCATAAA GGATGCACAAAGATGTTCAGGGATAACTCAGCGATGAGGAAGCATCTGCACACTCACGGGCCCCGCGTACACGTGTGTGCCGAATGCGGGAAGGCGTTTGTGGAAAGCTCCAAACTGAAACGACATCAACTCGTTCACACCGGAGAGAAGCCTTTTCAG tgtACTTTTGAGGGCTGCGGCAAACGGTTCTCCCTGGACTTTAACTTGCGTACTCACGTACGGATTCACACAGGAGACCGGCCGTACGTCTGCCCTTTCGACGGCTGCAATAAGAAGTTCGCTCAGTCCACCAACCTAAAATCGCACATCTTGACACACgcaaaagccaaaaacaacCAGTGA
- the LOC133129852 gene encoding ena/VASP-like protein isoform X2 — translation MVYDDTSKKWVPIKPGQQGFSRINIYHNTVNNTFRVVGVKLQDQQVVINYSIVKGLKYNQATPTFHQWRDARQVYGLNFASKEEAITFSNAMLFALNVLSSQDGGPPVQRQNGPTTDDVEAQRRQVMEQQMQTQVEKERRPSNSGPSGLPGHTAVLSVAPPLCFPAAMPAPMCMGGGALPPPPPGPPPFSSGPPPPPPPLPAGGGFGRQAEQAQAPSGLAAAIAGAKLRRVHRPEESSSAASAKNDANRTSGGLMEEMNALLARRRKATEKEEESANEDPLLRGPGQHNATDPVKRPWDRANSADRARVRPIGSSSDTDALDFDRMKQEILEEVVRELHKVKDEIIVAIRQELSRISTS, via the exons ATGGTGTACGATGACACCAGCAAGAAGTGGGTCCCCATCAAGCCGGGCCAGCAGGGCTTCAGCCGCATCAACATCTACCACAACACCGTCAACAACACCTTCCGTGTGGTGGGAGTCAAACTGCAGGACCAGCAG GTGGTCATTAACTACTCCATTGTGAAAGGCCTGAAGTACAACCAGGCCACACCCACCTTCCACCAGTGGCGTGATGCAAGGCAGGTGTATGGACTCAACTTCGCCAGTAAAGAAGAGGCCATCACTTTCTCCAACGCCATGTTGTTCGCCCTCAATGTGCTGAGCTCCCAAGACGGAG GTCCACCTGTGCAGCGCCAGAACGGGCCCACTACAGATGATGTGGAAGCACAGAGACG GCAGGTGATGGAGCAGCAGATGCAGACACAGGTGGAGAAGGAGCGAAGGCCATCCAACTCAG GTCCCTCTGGCCTACCTGGACACACCGCGGTGCTCTCTGTGGCACCTCCTCTCTGTTTCCCTGCTGCGATGCCGGCCCCCATGTGTATGGGGGGAGGGGCGCTCCCCCCACCTCCGCCCGGCCCACCTCCGTTTTCTTCGGGACCCCCGCCGCCTCCCCCTCCATTGCCGGCAGGTGGAGGGTTCGGGAGACAGGCCGAACAGGCTCAGGCCCCTTCGGGGCTGGCTGCTGCGATCGCCGGAGCCAAACTGCGCAGGGTGCACAGA CCTGAAGAGAGTTCATCAGCGGCCAGCGCCAAGAACGATGCCAACCGAACCAGCGGGGGGCTGATGGAGGAGATGAATGCCCTGTTGGCGAGAAG GCGGAAAGCaacagagaaagaggaagaaagcGCAAAT gAGGACCCCCTCTTGCGTGGGCCAGGACAGCACAATGCCACAG atcCTGTGAAAAGGCCATGGGATCGAGCCAATTCTGCAGACAGAGCAAG GGTGAGGCCAATCGGGAGCAGCAGTGACACAGATGCCTTAGATTTTGACAGAATGAAGCAG GAAATCTTGGAAGAGGTGGTACGTGAACTACACAAGGTGAAGGATGAGATCATTGTTG CCATTAGACAAGAACTGAGTAGAATCAGCACATCTTAA
- the LOC133129852 gene encoding ena/VASP-like protein isoform X1: MSEQSICQARASVMVYDDTSKKWVPIKPGQQGFSRINIYHNTVNNTFRVVGVKLQDQQVVINYSIVKGLKYNQATPTFHQWRDARQVYGLNFASKEEAITFSNAMLFALNVLSSQDGGPPVQRQNGPTTDDVEAQRRQVMEQQMQTQVEKERRPSNSGPSGLPGHTAVLSVAPPLCFPAAMPAPMCMGGGALPPPPPGPPPFSSGPPPPPPPLPAGGGFGRQAEQAQAPSGLAAAIAGAKLRRVHRPEESSSAASAKNDANRTSGGLMEEMNALLARRRKATEKEEESANEDPLLRGPGQHNATDPVKRPWDRANSADRARVRPIGSSSDTDALDFDRMKQEILEEVVRELHKVKDEIIVAIRQELSRISTS; the protein is encoded by the exons ATGAG TGAGCAGAGCATTTGCCAGGCCCGGGCCTCAGTGATGGTGTACGATGACACCAGCAAGAAGTGGGTCCCCATCAAGCCGGGCCAGCAGGGCTTCAGCCGCATCAACATCTACCACAACACCGTCAACAACACCTTCCGTGTGGTGGGAGTCAAACTGCAGGACCAGCAG GTGGTCATTAACTACTCCATTGTGAAAGGCCTGAAGTACAACCAGGCCACACCCACCTTCCACCAGTGGCGTGATGCAAGGCAGGTGTATGGACTCAACTTCGCCAGTAAAGAAGAGGCCATCACTTTCTCCAACGCCATGTTGTTCGCCCTCAATGTGCTGAGCTCCCAAGACGGAG GTCCACCTGTGCAGCGCCAGAACGGGCCCACTACAGATGATGTGGAAGCACAGAGACG GCAGGTGATGGAGCAGCAGATGCAGACACAGGTGGAGAAGGAGCGAAGGCCATCCAACTCAG GTCCCTCTGGCCTACCTGGACACACCGCGGTGCTCTCTGTGGCACCTCCTCTCTGTTTCCCTGCTGCGATGCCGGCCCCCATGTGTATGGGGGGAGGGGCGCTCCCCCCACCTCCGCCCGGCCCACCTCCGTTTTCTTCGGGACCCCCGCCGCCTCCCCCTCCATTGCCGGCAGGTGGAGGGTTCGGGAGACAGGCCGAACAGGCTCAGGCCCCTTCGGGGCTGGCTGCTGCGATCGCCGGAGCCAAACTGCGCAGGGTGCACAGA CCTGAAGAGAGTTCATCAGCGGCCAGCGCCAAGAACGATGCCAACCGAACCAGCGGGGGGCTGATGGAGGAGATGAATGCCCTGTTGGCGAGAAG GCGGAAAGCaacagagaaagaggaagaaagcGCAAAT gAGGACCCCCTCTTGCGTGGGCCAGGACAGCACAATGCCACAG atcCTGTGAAAAGGCCATGGGATCGAGCCAATTCTGCAGACAGAGCAAG GGTGAGGCCAATCGGGAGCAGCAGTGACACAGATGCCTTAGATTTTGACAGAATGAAGCAG GAAATCTTGGAAGAGGTGGTACGTGAACTACACAAGGTGAAGGATGAGATCATTGTTG CCATTAGACAAGAACTGAGTAGAATCAGCACATCTTAA